A single Myxococcales bacterium DNA region contains:
- a CDS encoding Ig-like domain-containing protein → MKRLIHLFLGATLLVGLALGLAGCGDELEPLEAPADNDAFRVLMTNPHHEMFNVPLTSSVLIYLSHEIDPPTVAGHVLLTDAAGNQPEVTTEIYDASIVLTPTSNWEELTDYTLHILPGIRDKSGRTMNEEKFYTFQSGIRRPKAAEQLSVRRVVPGDEDPCWDFMTFRVFFNEPVERDTVRYGESVLFEDVDTGEQLPGNTFARASQLVFDPDADLVAGHKYRLTITNQLTDVQGSRLAEPFVHEWTAVSTGKHTKLAMDYCPTALGGYGFCAALPDDESYPQSRMLPRRANSVYTKSVFLGDTDMMVGGRLWNEFGDAKLSPKRVPFVVRKGQKLIGKELQYKVGGEINSGIYTGNIYITLLTDAVGEMIGSEFVSGEAGLPATITLMMDSAMSLDDPTANAMLPQPLLGIQMVGLASVAVIDEATGYEAMKIELTGYSELNLGNERMPVIMALQMVPPPTLPEEEILDTTPPEVLSVSPVDMVVEPDDIGNLVDTRMAGDPIIAYFSEPLDPDTVRDHFYVVGPEGKVPGRYDMYHPKMYFEPDEPLDPDTIYRVVVEPGIEDISGNATTERHEYTFKTMPYQGSATEPMRLLATVPTRETNSIMPRNYLPEFYFSQIVDLDSLINGETFMLYDVTAGEMIPGTIESYSIFVDFVPDEEPIAGHLYRWEITEGVTNLDGLALDTDMDGVPGGPPYVVDFTVTPFSPFSQTVQFTYPYADTNANGWLDPEETATKVNTMTMKSPLIHDPAYVLGFFPISAYRLAMNEASEPRLPVAVVPHSYQIGTSVSVSLSLGGKADPPGLLDMGPMLIELQPNSWTDVVQSADNLLQADVNIGMEFNVENSLLNSLLVHDMVMSIPGKMRYTKDGRMMSIVRGRTMAGMSIPILGVMDVPVQVNLISTTVPTTRAY, encoded by the coding sequence ATGAAACGCTTGATCCATTTATTCCTGGGCGCGACGCTGCTCGTCGGCCTGGCGCTGGGCCTGGCCGGTTGCGGCGATGAGCTGGAACCGCTCGAAGCTCCCGCCGACAATGACGCCTTTCGCGTCTTGATGACCAATCCGCATCACGAGATGTTCAACGTGCCGTTGACCAGCTCGGTGTTGATTTATCTGTCGCACGAGATCGATCCGCCTACGGTGGCCGGTCACGTGCTGCTGACCGACGCCGCCGGCAACCAACCGGAGGTGACCACCGAGATTTATGACGCGTCGATCGTGCTGACGCCGACCTCCAACTGGGAGGAACTGACCGACTACACGCTCCACATCCTCCCCGGCATCCGCGACAAGTCGGGCCGGACGATGAACGAGGAAAAATTCTATACGTTCCAAAGCGGCATCCGCCGGCCGAAGGCCGCCGAGCAGCTTTCGGTGCGCCGCGTGGTGCCGGGCGACGAGGATCCGTGCTGGGACTTTATGACGTTTCGCGTGTTTTTCAACGAACCGGTGGAACGCGACACGGTCCGCTACGGCGAATCGGTATTGTTTGAAGACGTCGACACCGGCGAGCAGTTGCCCGGCAACACCTTCGCGCGGGCGAGCCAACTCGTGTTCGATCCGGACGCCGACCTGGTGGCCGGACACAAATATCGCCTGACGATCACCAACCAGCTCACCGACGTGCAGGGCAGCCGGTTGGCCGAACCGTTCGTGCACGAATGGACGGCGGTTTCCACGGGCAAGCACACGAAACTGGCGATGGACTATTGCCCGACGGCGCTCGGGGGCTACGGTTTCTGCGCGGCGCTGCCCGATGACGAATCGTATCCGCAAAGCCGGATGCTGCCGCGCCGGGCGAACTCGGTTTACACCAAATCGGTCTTCCTGGGCGACACCGACATGATGGTCGGCGGCCGGCTGTGGAACGAATTCGGCGACGCCAAGCTCTCGCCCAAACGCGTCCCGTTCGTCGTGCGCAAGGGGCAGAAGCTGATTGGTAAAGAGTTGCAATACAAGGTCGGCGGCGAGATCAACTCGGGCATTTACACCGGCAACATTTACATCACCCTGTTGACCGACGCCGTCGGCGAGATGATCGGTTCCGAGTTCGTCAGCGGGGAAGCGGGCCTGCCGGCGACCATCACACTGATGATGGATTCGGCGATGAGCCTCGACGATCCGACGGCCAACGCGATGCTGCCGCAGCCGTTGCTCGGCATCCAGATGGTGGGCCTGGCCTCGGTGGCCGTGATCGACGAAGCGACCGGCTACGAGGCGATGAAAATCGAACTGACCGGCTACTCCGAACTGAACCTGGGCAACGAACGCATGCCGGTCATCATGGCGCTGCAGATGGTGCCGCCGCCGACGTTGCCGGAAGAAGAGATCCTCGACACCACACCGCCGGAAGTGCTTTCGGTTTCGCCGGTGGACATGGTGGTCGAGCCCGATGACATCGGCAATCTGGTCGACACGCGAATGGCGGGCGATCCGATCATCGCCTATTTCTCCGAGCCGCTCGACCCGGATACGGTGCGTGATCATTTCTACGTCGTCGGTCCGGAAGGCAAGGTGCCGGGGCGCTACGACATGTACCATCCGAAGATGTACTTCGAGCCCGACGAGCCGCTCGACCCGGATACGATCTACCGCGTGGTGGTCGAACCGGGCATCGAGGATATTTCGGGCAACGCGACCACGGAACGGCACGAATACACCTTCAAGACGATGCCTTACCAAGGGTCGGCGACCGAGCCGATGCGCCTGCTGGCCACCGTGCCCACGCGCGAAACGAACTCGATCATGCCGCGCAATTATCTGCCGGAATTCTATTTCTCGCAGATCGTCGATCTGGACTCGCTGATCAACGGCGAAACGTTCATGCTCTACGATGTCACGGCGGGCGAAATGATTCCGGGCACGATCGAAAGCTATTCGATTTTCGTCGATTTCGTGCCCGACGAGGAACCGATCGCCGGCCACCTCTACCGCTGGGAAATCACCGAAGGAGTCACCAACCTGGACGGTCTGGCGCTCGACACCGATATGGACGGTGTGCCGGGCGGCCCGCCGTACGTGGTGGATTTCACCGTCACGCCGTTCTCGCCGTTCAGCCAGACGGTCCAGTTCACCTATCCGTACGCCGACACCAACGCCAACGGCTGGCTGGACCCGGAGGAAACCGCGACGAAGGTCAACACGATGACCATGAAATCGCCGCTGATTCACGATCCGGCTTACGTGTTGGGCTTCTTCCCGATCTCCGCCTACCGGCTGGCGATGAACGAAGCGTCCGAGCCGCGGCTGCCGGTCGCGGTGGTGCCGCATTCCTATCAGATCGGCACCAGCGTTTCGGTCTCGCTGTCGCTCGGCGGCAAGGCCGATCCGCCGGGATTGCTCGACATGGGCCCGATGCTGATCGAGCTTCAACCCAATTCCTGGACCGATGTGGTGCAGAGCGCCGACAATCTGTTGCAGGCGGACGTGAACATCGGCATGGAGTTCAACGTCGAAAACAGTCTGCTCAATTCGCTCCTGGTGCACGACATGGTCATGAGCATTCCGGGAAAAATGCGCTACACCAAGGATGGGCGCATGATGTCGATCGTTCGCGGCCGGACGATGGCCGGCATGTCGATCCCGATTCTCGGCGTCATGGATGTGCCGGTGCAGGTCAATCTGATCAGCACCACGGTGCCGACCACGCGCGCCTACTGA
- a CDS encoding radical SAM protein, producing the protein MTDAPPQNRMDRREGNPTELLAAMANNQWRIARLSARYGNFAKTIFLRRLYETIAARSVAGARAVSRRTPIEIVAAVSSACQLSCRMCGIRQVMQEPPYRGARLSYDDLAPAFREIETWSPRPYVKFTGGEPLLLGDELFRMLDACRRRRIPTRLSTNGLLLADRDLARELVGTGVDVVTISLDGPPEVHDAVRGQKDAFARTLAGIGNLAAARQAIGRRGPLIQISSVIQALNAGRLRETYGLCRGLPIDWWNVQLLNFLTPDAAVAADHLAQKWGYAPGPWGAFVRDELRHFDHAALAESVAWIKRRISPFAISFHRIGGFDAAALRNYYANGELPRQKKLCAAPFISLHLAPNGDFVYCIDYPYIAYGNVRTHSLRDAWRSAAADRFRGLVLDEFRRTGRTPPQCARCNWMYN; encoded by the coding sequence ATGACTGACGCGCCGCCCCAAAACCGGATGGACCGGCGTGAAGGAAATCCGACCGAACTCTTGGCGGCCATGGCCAACAACCAATGGCGCATCGCCCGGTTGAGCGCCCGCTACGGCAACTTCGCGAAAACCATTTTCCTGCGCCGACTCTACGAAACGATCGCCGCTCGATCCGTCGCCGGCGCCCGGGCCGTTTCCCGGCGGACACCGATCGAAATCGTCGCGGCCGTCAGTTCGGCCTGCCAGCTTTCGTGCCGGATGTGCGGCATCCGCCAGGTGATGCAAGAGCCGCCCTATCGTGGCGCCCGCCTCTCCTACGACGACCTGGCGCCGGCTTTTCGCGAAATCGAAACGTGGTCGCCACGCCCCTACGTCAAGTTTACCGGTGGCGAACCGCTGCTGCTCGGCGACGAATTGTTCCGCATGCTCGACGCTTGCCGCCGCCGGCGGATCCCGACCCGCCTGAGCACGAACGGCCTGCTGCTGGCCGACCGCGACCTGGCTCGTGAATTGGTCGGGACCGGCGTGGACGTGGTGACGATTTCGCTCGACGGGCCGCCGGAGGTGCACGATGCGGTGCGCGGCCAGAAGGACGCTTTCGCCCGCACCCTGGCCGGCATCGGCAATCTGGCGGCGGCGCGCCAAGCCATCGGTCGCCGGGGCCCGCTGATTCAAATCAGCAGCGTCATTCAGGCGCTCAACGCCGGCCGCCTGCGCGAAACTTATGGCCTTTGCCGCGGCCTGCCCATCGATTGGTGGAACGTCCAGTTGTTGAATTTCCTCACGCCGGACGCGGCCGTCGCGGCAGACCATCTGGCCCAAAAATGGGGCTACGCCCCCGGGCCGTGGGGAGCCTTCGTCCGGGACGAATTGCGCCACTTCGATCACGCGGCCCTGGCCGAATCGGTGGCGTGGATCAAACGCCGGATTTCGCCGTTTGCGATCAGCTTCCACCGGATCGGCGGTTTTGACGCGGCGGCGTTGCGCAACTACTACGCGAACGGCGAACTGCCGCGCCAAAAGAAGCTGTGCGCCGCCCCGTTCATCAGTCTGCACCTCGCGCCGAACGGCGATTTCGTTTATTGCATCGATTATCCGTATATCGCTTACGGCAACGTGCGCACGCATTCGCTGCGCGACGCCTGGCGCTCGGCGGCCGCCGACCGCTTTCGCGGCCTGGTGCTCGACGAATTCCGCCGCACCGGGCGAACGCCGCCGCAATGCGCGCGCTGCAATTGGATGTATAACTGA
- a CDS encoding radical SAM protein: MLSADVWYRGLTSWHEGAAFLLGDSGFLAPYRAQFEITYRCNSFCRHCCKKHTPQGAKDLPPDGLNAADWIALAHSLPPYTLITITGGEPLLYPEFERLLDGIARRRVVNLLTNATLLTDELIDRILRRRVVLIGAPIYGTPERHDAFVRAPRHYEMAVENLRRLRARQRATGKRRPLLDLKVVVHEGNLDEVDHFVALATELDADFLTFSLAYDNPVMLSPFLKPDLSPPEFRQQHPFGPRDPAARREFAAVFSRLRQQRGSGRTRFRFYPPFPSAESAAQFFLSPADGPGCMRRCRGPWGNLVINPAGDVFPCLSVKVGSVRDSSWREIWRGAAFRDFRRAIRAAGTLPACWGCCYVAVDFPASSRSDHD; encoded by the coding sequence GTGCTTTCCGCCGATGTCTGGTACCGGGGTCTGACTTCGTGGCACGAAGGCGCGGCCTTCCTGCTCGGCGATTCCGGATTTCTCGCCCCCTACCGCGCCCAATTCGAAATCACCTACCGCTGCAATTCCTTTTGCCGTCATTGTTGTAAAAAGCACACTCCCCAGGGCGCGAAGGACCTGCCCCCGGACGGCCTGAACGCGGCCGACTGGATCGCGCTGGCCCATTCGTTGCCGCCCTATACCCTGATCACCATCACCGGCGGCGAACCGCTGCTCTACCCCGAGTTCGAGCGCCTCCTCGACGGCATCGCGCGGCGTCGCGTCGTCAATCTGCTGACCAACGCGACGCTGCTCACCGACGAACTCATCGATCGGATCCTGCGCCGCCGGGTCGTGCTCATCGGCGCCCCGATTTACGGCACTCCCGAGCGGCACGACGCCTTCGTTCGCGCGCCGCGCCACTATGAAATGGCGGTCGAAAATCTGCGCCGGCTGCGCGCCCGCCAGCGAGCCACGGGAAAGCGCCGGCCGCTGCTGGACCTCAAGGTCGTGGTGCACGAAGGCAACCTCGACGAGGTGGACCACTTCGTCGCCCTGGCGACGGAACTGGACGCGGATTTCCTGACCTTCTCCCTCGCCTACGACAACCCGGTCATGCTCAGCCCGTTTTTGAAGCCGGATTTGTCGCCTCCGGAGTTCCGGCAACAGCACCCGTTCGGCCCGCGGGATCCGGCCGCGCGGCGCGAGTTCGCGGCGGTCTTTTCGCGCTTGCGGCAACAACGCGGCAGCGGCCGCACGCGCTTTCGCTTCTATCCGCCGTTTCCGTCGGCGGAATCGGCGGCGCAATTCTTTCTTTCGCCGGCCGACGGGCCGGGCTGCATGCGCCGTTGCCGCGGCCCGTGGGGCAATCTCGTCATCAATCCCGCGGGCGACGTCTTTCCTTGCCTGAGCGTAAAGGTCGGATCGGTGCGCGATTCGTCCTGGCGCGAAATCTGGCGGGGCGCGGCGTTCCGCGATTTTCGCCGGGCGATCCGCGCCGCGGGAACCCTGCCCGCCTGCTGGGGTTGTTGCTATGTGGCGGTGGATTTTCCTGCCTCTTCCCGGAGCGACCATGACTGA
- a CDS encoding GNAT family N-acetyltransferase: MITLRPFTREDLPALDGWCKTIDAWRYLSRCVPRRFNRRSLPADEAYQWSVIVVDGTAVGTVWLEKEEAGIVRLGILIGREDLLGQGIGRAAIDLAIRTAPADFSLARVRLHVRKNNARAIACYRACGFRQTGEGCKLDPQGESIEFLEMEKARA, encoded by the coding sequence ATGATCACCTTACGCCCGTTCACCCGAGAAGATTTGCCGGCGCTCGACGGTTGGTGCAAAACCATCGACGCTTGGCGTTACCTGTCGCGTTGCGTCCCCCGGCGATTCAACCGGCGGTCCCTCCCTGCCGATGAAGCCTATCAGTGGTCGGTCATCGTCGTCGACGGAACGGCGGTCGGCACCGTATGGTTGGAAAAAGAAGAAGCCGGGATCGTCCGGTTGGGTATTTTGATCGGCCGGGAGGATCTGCTTGGCCAAGGAATCGGGCGAGCGGCCATCGACCTGGCCATTCGCACCGCCCCGGCTGATTTTTCCTTGGCACGGGTTCGCCTGCACGTCCGGAAAAACAATGCCCGCGCGATCGCCTGTTACCGCGCCTGCGGCTTCCGACAAACCGGCGAAGGCTGCAAACTCGACCCGCAGGGTGAATCGATCGAATTTCTGGAGATGGAAAAAGCCCGCGCTTGA
- a CDS encoding glycosyltransferase family 39 protein — protein MPLLVLVWGLARLPLALLRLPPLVEHDTFGYRCDLQSISVPPLYGLFLRLFSPLIAVIVQHLLVLGAAIIWYAIARRAASRAAGLLAGLAFVLYGEFVVWGHVLMSETLFLFFIALHLGALWQAIRFRSITWYFLAGAFAGCAADVRPVAQWQVVVVALALAPFYLSRHHFKGYAVRMAVLFGGCALVLAPAVGRVHQATGEIALSNGLAPVVMYRLVGDETAPLAALPVADPTLAAIRDYLDEVGRTDYGAIHYRAFQHIENQLLPRGKNSEKEAYAAVMELWRAYVRHYPWPYLRRSLAEISATLNARTHLLVEELFSLEVVAQKKAQWPRPGATFVTCQKKFVAALGQPAKPDFLEVVTASGLYFTLSGLLGRRFLIFLTLLLGLGVLWRRDRDERITALESPGNESTGGHGSAVPKNAARIYWVAVYATLIYLYAPQFFVSIAIMRYRYPFDLVYFLIFGAAWAKAWQLWREHRARRLNKSLR, from the coding sequence TTGCCGTTGCTGGTCCTGGTTTGGGGACTGGCGCGCCTGCCGCTGGCGCTACTTCGCCTGCCGCCGCTGGTCGAGCACGACACCTTCGGGTACCGGTGCGATCTTCAATCCATCTCGGTTCCGCCGCTGTACGGTCTCTTCCTCCGGCTGTTTTCCCCGTTGATTGCGGTGATCGTCCAGCATCTGCTGGTCCTGGGCGCCGCGATCATCTGGTACGCGATCGCCCGTCGCGCCGCGAGCCGGGCGGCCGGTCTGCTGGCCGGACTGGCCTTCGTACTGTACGGCGAATTCGTCGTCTGGGGCCATGTTTTGATGTCGGAAACGCTGTTTCTGTTCTTCATTGCCTTGCACTTGGGCGCCCTCTGGCAGGCGATCCGCTTCCGGTCCATCACCTGGTATTTCCTGGCCGGCGCGTTCGCGGGATGCGCCGCCGACGTGCGACCGGTGGCCCAGTGGCAAGTGGTGGTGGTCGCCCTGGCGCTCGCGCCGTTTTATCTGTCGCGGCATCATTTCAAAGGCTATGCCGTTCGGATGGCGGTGCTTTTCGGCGGCTGCGCGCTCGTCTTGGCTCCCGCCGTCGGACGCGTTCACCAGGCGACGGGCGAAATCGCCCTTTCCAACGGCCTCGCCCCGGTGGTCATGTATCGGTTGGTCGGCGACGAAACCGCGCCGCTGGCGGCCTTGCCGGTCGCCGATCCCACGCTTGCGGCGATCCGCGATTACCTGGACGAGGTCGGCCGCACCGATTACGGCGCGATTCATTACCGGGCGTTTCAGCACATTGAAAACCAACTGTTACCGCGGGGGAAAAATTCCGAAAAAGAAGCCTACGCGGCGGTGATGGAACTCTGGCGCGCGTATGTCCGGCATTATCCGTGGCCGTATCTCCGCCGCTCGCTGGCGGAAATATCGGCGACGCTGAACGCCCGGACACACCTGTTGGTCGAGGAACTGTTTTCGCTGGAAGTCGTCGCGCAAAAAAAAGCCCAATGGCCGAGGCCCGGCGCGACGTTCGTCACCTGCCAAAAAAAATTCGTCGCTGCGCTCGGCCAACCGGCGAAGCCGGACTTTCTGGAAGTCGTGACCGCCAGCGGCTTGTATTTCACCCTTTCCGGCTTGTTGGGTAGGCGTTTTCTGATATTCCTGACGCTCCTGCTTGGCCTGGGGGTTCTCTGGCGACGCGACCGGGACGAGCGGATCACCGCGCTGGAATCACCGGGGAACGAATCGACTGGCGGTCACGGCTCCGCGGTTCCGAAAAACGCGGCGCGAATTTATTGGGTCGCCGTCTATGCCACCCTGATCTATCTCTACGCACCGCAATTTTTTGTCAGCATCGCGATTATGCGCTATCGCTATCCGTTCGATCTCGTTTATTTTCTGATCTTCGGCGCCGCCTGGGCGAAGGCCTGGCAACTGTGGCGTGAACACCGGGCGCGAAGACTAAACAAATCCCTTCGTTGA
- the asnB gene encoding asparagine synthase (glutamine-hydrolyzing), with protein MGRIAAEPLPPEKWRRALAALRHRGPDDEGLFSGDGIELAHARLAILDPSAQGRQPLTDPTGRYTIVHNGEVYNYLEIRERLRRDGIAFRTNTDTEVVLQAFIHRGEDCLAEFNGMFAFAIWDGRERRLFLARDRFGIKPFYYCVARGDFLFASEIKALLPLEPPPARPNLAALAYFLQFRHNDLPETIFPGIFKLPPAHRGWWADGQLRLTVWWTPPAAGDTVEPTRPEEIRELLLDSVRLRLRSDFPVGLFLSGGVDSAGLLAAMTHHAGPIRTFTAELPDLRAARNLPALRNRFGNSSQTIVVGPEAAADWPRIVWHYDELCADPTSLPLFRLAKRAREQVKVIFSGEGADEIFAGYERAAILQWAWKAARVIGPRALRVLPAVLRRIPPHLGDRFFRYFSILGPEGLDRLARFLAALDSPGRAYLAVQAVLLADEATGLLLPEHVREIGLERLAEDFAAPWFAHAPGPDAVADLLRFELANRLPTDLLLKCDAMTMAHGLECRVPYLDYRLVERALRIPLADNLGMRTNKKVLRAATAPWLPPAVSGTAKENFFVPIHQWLEALRPWMNELLAEDKLRAEGIFEPRRVRQWVEQYRAGNLYRARPLWNLLHFQLWRHIYLERHGEMPAGAPPA; from the coding sequence GTGGGCAGAATCGCGGCCGAGCCGCTGCCGCCCGAAAAATGGCGGCGGGCGTTGGCGGCCTTGCGCCATCGCGGTCCGGATGACGAGGGTCTTTTCTCCGGCGACGGCATCGAACTGGCGCACGCGCGCCTCGCCATTCTCGACCCCTCGGCGCAAGGCCGGCAGCCGCTGACCGACCCGACCGGCCGTTACACGATCGTGCACAACGGCGAAGTCTACAATTACCTGGAAATCCGCGAACGCTTGCGCCGGGACGGTATCGCGTTTCGCACGAACACCGACACGGAAGTCGTGCTCCAGGCGTTTATCCACCGGGGCGAGGACTGCCTCGCCGAATTCAACGGCATGTTCGCTTTCGCGATCTGGGACGGTCGCGAACGGCGGCTTTTCCTGGCCCGCGACCGCTTCGGCATCAAGCCCTTCTACTACTGCGTCGCACGCGGCGATTTTCTGTTCGCTTCCGAGATCAAAGCCTTGTTGCCGCTGGAACCGCCGCCGGCGCGGCCCAACCTGGCGGCGCTGGCGTATTTTCTGCAGTTCCGGCACAACGATCTGCCTGAAACGATTTTCCCGGGCATCTTCAAACTGCCGCCCGCCCATCGCGGCTGGTGGGCCGACGGGCAATTGCGCCTGACGGTCTGGTGGACGCCCCCGGCCGCCGGCGACACGGTGGAACCGACGCGGCCCGAGGAAATCCGCGAGTTGCTGTTGGATTCGGTGCGGTTGCGCCTGCGTTCCGATTTTCCAGTCGGCTTGTTCCTCTCGGGCGGCGTCGATTCCGCCGGGCTGCTCGCCGCGATGACGCACCACGCCGGGCCGATCCGCACCTTCACCGCCGAACTGCCGGACTTGCGCGCCGCCCGGAATCTCCCGGCGCTGCGCAATCGGTTCGGCAATTCGTCGCAGACGATCGTCGTCGGTCCGGAAGCGGCGGCCGACTGGCCGCGCATTGTCTGGCACTATGACGAGTTATGCGCCGACCCGACCTCGCTGCCGCTTTTTCGGCTGGCCAAACGGGCGCGGGAGCAGGTCAAGGTCATTTTTTCGGGCGAAGGCGCCGACGAGATTTTCGCCGGTTACGAGCGGGCCGCGATCCTGCAATGGGCCTGGAAAGCCGCCCGAGTGATCGGGCCGCGCGCGTTGCGGGTATTGCCGGCCGTGCTGCGCCGAATCCCGCCGCACCTGGGTGACCGGTTTTTCCGCTATTTTTCCATTCTGGGGCCCGAAGGCCTCGATCGCCTGGCGCGCTTTCTCGCGGCGCTCGATTCGCCCGGCCGCGCTTATCTGGCCGTGCAGGCGGTGCTGCTCGCCGACGAAGCGACCGGCTTGCTGCTGCCGGAACACGTGCGAGAGATCGGCCTCGAACGGCTGGCGGAGGATTTCGCCGCGCCCTGGTTCGCGCACGCGCCGGGGCCGGACGCGGTCGCCGACCTGCTGCGCTTCGAATTGGCCAATCGCCTGCCCACCGACTTGTTGCTCAAGTGCGACGCCATGACCATGGCGCACGGCCTGGAATGCCGCGTCCCGTACCTCGATTATCGCCTCGTCGAACGCGCCTTGCGGATTCCCCTCGCCGACAACCTCGGCATGCGGACCAATAAAAAAGTCCTGCGCGCGGCCACGGCGCCGTGGTTGCCGCCCGCGGTAAGCGGCACGGCCAAGGAAAACTTCTTCGTCCCGATCCATCAATGGCTGGAAGCACTACGGCCGTGGATGAACGAACTGCTCGCGGAGGACAAACTGCGCGCGGAAGGGATTTTCGAACCGCGCCGCGTGCGGCAATGGGTGGAGCAATATCGGGCGGGGAATTTGTATCGCGCCCGCCCGTTATGGAACCTGCTGCATTTTCAACTCTGGCGCCATATTTACCTGGAGCGGCACGGCGAGATGCCGGCCGGCGCGCCGCCCGCTTGA